In Streptomyces sp. NBC_00341, the DNA window CAGGGCGTGGAATTCGTCGTCGGCCTCGTCGCCCAGGACGTCCAGGACGCGCTCCTGGAGCAGTACGGCCGCTGGCCGCTGTGCCCGGTCTGCGACCCGGGCGACCCGCACGCGCTCGACATCGAACCGGAGCTGGGCCCGGACCCGCACTGGGTCTGCACGAAGGCCACCGTCGCGGTCGCCCCGGTCGGCGCGCTCGGCGGGATACTGCGCCCGTGACCGTCTACATCGATCCGCCGGACTGGCCGGGCCACGGACGGTTCTGGTCGCACCTGGTCAGCGACGACTCGTTCGACGAGCTGCACGCGTTCGCGGCGTCCATCGGCTGCCCGGCGCGGGCCTTCGAGCGGGACCACTACGACGTGCCGGACGCCCGGTACGAGGACGCCGTACGGGCCGGGGCCCGGCAGATCGGCTCCAAGGAGCTGGTCCGCCGGATCACGGAGGCGGGCCTGCGCCGCCCGAAGGGGCGCGAGCTGCCGGGCCGGTAGCGCTCAGCGGCTCGCCGTGGCAGCGCTCAGCCGCTCCTCGTGACGGTGCTCAGCCGTCCGCCGTGACGGCGCTCAGCCGTTCGTCGAGGGGGCGCATACCTCCACCGCGTCCTGCGGCTGCGACTGCTTCGGCACGGCTGCCGGGGCGCTCGCCACCAGCCGCGACGACGAGCCCCGGCCGCGCTGCAGCCGCAGCGAGACCACGACCGCCACCAGCGCCAGCACGGTCATCGCGGCACCGGCCCACGCGGTCGCCGCGAACCCGAAGTCCGCGTCGATCACCGCGCCGCCGAGCCACGGGCCACCGGTGTTGCCGCTGTTGAACGCGGCGGTGGTCGTCGCACCGGCCAGCGTCGGGGCGGCGCCCGCGACGTTGAACATCCGGGCGTTCAGCGCCGGGGCCGTGTAGAACGCCGACAGGCCCAGCAGGAACGAGAGCACGATCACGGCGACCTGGTTGGAGGCGAACAGCGCCAGCGCGGCCAGGAAGACCGTGGAGGCCGTGATACCGCTCAGCAGCACCCCGAAGAGGTGCGCGTCCGCGACCCGGCCGCCGATCGTCGTACCGATCAGCGCGCCGACCCCGAACAGCGCGAGGACGGCCGGGACCCAGCCGGAGTCGAGACCGGCGACGTCCGTCAGCAGCGGCGCGAGATAGCTGAACGCGCAGAACACCCCGCCCGCCGCGAGCGCGGTGATCGTGATGGACAGCCACACCTGCCGGTCGCGGTAGATGCCCACTTCCCGCTTCAGCTGCGGCTTCTCCTCCGGTACGGGGATACGGGGAATCAGCGTCGCCACCCCGACGAGGGCGATCGCGGAGGCCACCCCGACCGCCCAGAACGCGGAGCGCCAGCCGAGGTTCTCCCCGAGGAAGGCGCCCAGCGGCACCCCGAGCACGTTGGCGATGGACAGCCCGCCGATCATCACGGCCATGGCGCGCGCCCGCTGGTTCACCCGGACCATCGCGATGGCGACGGCGGCGCCCACGGCCCAGAACCCGGCGCACGCGAAGGCGCTGAGCACCCGGGACGCGAAGAGGATCTCGTACGTCGGCGCGAGAGCGCCCGCGACCTGGCCGAGCCCGAAGACCGAGATCAGCGCGATGAGCGTGGTGCGGCGGGGCAGTCGCAGGGTGGCCACAGCGAGCAGCGGGGCGCCCACCACCATGCCGATCGCGAACGCGGATATGAGGAGTCCGGCACGCGGGATCGACACGTTCATGTCGTCCGCGATGGGCGGCAGCAGTCCGGAGAGCATGAACTCGCTGGTGCCGAGTGCGAAGACGGAGAGGCCGAGTATGTATACGGCCAGGGGCATACGCGAGCGGCTAGCGGCAGAGTCGGGCATGACACGTCTTAACAGCGCGCTTACCTGTCGCATTCCCGGCCGGTGGCGCGGAGGCCCGCCCCCGCGTTCGCCCCCGCGTTCGCAGCCGCGTCCGTTCAGTGCGCGAGCAGCTCCAGCTCCGTGCGCAGGTTGTGCCGGGCCCTCGGCTCCCACTCGGCCGCCCCGTGCGGTGTACGGAACAGCCTCGGCAGCTCCAGCAGCTGCCGCAGCACGGCCGCCCGGCCCTCCCGGAACGCGTCCTCCGGCACGAAGCCGTACTCCTCGCGCACCTGGGCCGCGTACCGCGCGTACTCCTTCGGCGGCGACGCCAGGATCGCCAGGTCCGCGTCGCACAGCACCTCGCCGTTGCCGTCCCCGGCGGCCGGGTCGTGCGTGACCGTGAGCCGGACCAGCCGGGCGACCTCGGCGGTGGTCGCGGCGGGCACCCCGGCCTCCGGCAGCGCGCGCTCCGCGAGGACGGCGCTGCGCTCCTCGTTCTCGGTCCGGTCGGGGCGGTAGACCGCGTCGTGGAACCAGACGGCCAGCCGTACGGCGTCCGCGTCGGAGGCGTGAGCGGCGAGCGTGTCCACATGGTCCAGGACCGTTGCCAGGTGGTCGGTGGTGTGGTACTTGCGCTGGGGTTCGGCCCAGCGCGCCAGGAGGTTGTCCGCGTACGGCAGCGGGTCCGGCCCCTCGGCGCCGCGCCGGGCGGCGACGAGGGCTTCCTGCCACCGGCCGCGGAGCGCGTCGTCGGTGCCGCTTTCGTACGCCCTGCCGGTGTCGTCGTCCATGCCACCGAGGTTACGACCTCCCGCGCGCGACCGGCCGCCGGGCAGGCGCCTCTCACCGGCCGCGCGTTCACGTAATACCCAAGTCCGCGAGGGAGCGGGATGGTTGGCTTGGGGCATGGCTGACGAACGTGATCCCGAACTGCCCGGTCTCCTCCTGCGCACCGAGCGAGACGCCTTCATCCCGCTGCTGCGGTCCGCGGAGGCGAGCGATTTCGCCCTGCGCACCGCGTGCCCCGGCTGGACGGTGCGGCATGTCCTCGCGCACTGCGGTTCCGTGCTGAACCGGGTGGTGGAGAGCCGCTTCGAACCCGACGTGTTCAGCCCCGAGTGCAACGACCGAGACATCGCGGAGCGGGCCGGCTGGACGGACGCGGAGGTGGTGGACGAGCTGGAGCGGGGGATGGCCGAGGCCGGTACCGCGATCGCCAAGGCGGGCGGGGTGCTGGACGGGGTGGCGCTGGGGGAGTGGATCCACGCCGGGGACGTACGCGAGGCGTGGGGGCTCGACGGGGCGTACCGGGGCCCGGGGCTGACGCACGCGCTCCGGCTGCTGGCCCCGTTCGCCCGGCACCGGAAGACGCCGCTGCTGGTCGCGCGGCTGGAGGACAGCGGCGAGGAGCTGACCATCGGCACCGAGCACGAGGGCCGGGCGCCCGGCCGCTACCGGGGGGACGGGGCGACGCTGATCCGGCTGTTCGCGAACCGGCCGCTGGTGGGGACGCGGTACGAGCTGGAGGGCGTGAAGGAGAACGAACTGTTCGTGTTCTGAGCCCGTGTTCCGGGGGCTCGTAGACGCTAACGTGCGCTTCGTGACGAATCTGATGAATCCGGCGGACCGGGGGGACGCCTCGGCCGCACCGGCCCCCATGGACCTCAACGCGGACCTCGGTGAGGGGTTCGGGCGCTGGTCGCTCACCGATGACGAGGCACTCCTCACGTGCGTGACCAGCGCCAACGTGGCGTGCGGCTTCCACGCGGGGGACCCCTCCGTGATGCGCCGGGTCTGCGACACGGCGGCCGCCCGCGGCGTGCGGATCGGCGCCCAGGTCTCGTACCGCGACCTGGCGGGGTTCGGGCGCCGCTCCATGGATGTCCCGGCCGATGAGCTGGCCGCCGAAGTGGCGTACCAGATCGGCGCGTTGCGGGTGTTCGCGGAGGCTGCCGGGACCACCGTCTCGTACGTCAAACCGCACGGCGCCCTCTACAACCGCGCGGTCCACGACGACGAGCAGGCGGGCGCGGTGATCGAGGGCGTCCGGCTGGCGGGCGGCAGCCCGGCCGTCCTCGGGCTGCCCGGCTCCCGGCTGCTGGTCCGGGCCCAGGAGGCGGGTCTCACGGCGGTCGAGGAGGCCTTCGCGGACCGCGCCTACACCCCGCGGGGCACGCTCGTCCCGCGCACCGAGCCGGACGCGGTCGTGCACGACGCGGACGAGGTGGTGCGCCGGAGCGTCGGGATCGCGGTGGACCGGAGCGTACTCGCGGCCGACGGCGGCCGGATCGCGGTCGCGGCGCGGTCCCTGTGCGTCCACGGCGACACCCCCGGAGCGGCGGCGATCGCCCGGCGGGTCCGGGCCGCGCTGGAAGAGGCGGGCGTCGTGGTGCGGGCGTTCGCATGAGCACGCCGACGCCGGACGGGGCGAGCCGGGGGCCGGGGCCGGTCGTGCTGGCCGTCGGAACGGACGCGCTGCTGATCGAGCTGGGCTCCGGCGAGGAGACGGAGGCCTTCCACGCGGAGGTGCTGCGCCGCCGCTCGGCCGGTGAACTGCCCGGCGTACGCGAGGTCGTGCCCGGTGCGCGGACGGTTCTGCTGGACGGGATCGCGCGGGAGACGGCCGGGCTCGCCCGTGAGCTGGCGTGCTGGCCGGTACCGCCGCCGCTGCGGGCCACAGGGCCCGCGGTGGAGATCCCGGTCGTGTACGACGGCCCGGACCTGGACGACGTGGCGCGGGCGTGGGGCGTCGCCGCCGCCGAGGTGGCCGCCCTCCACTCCGGGACGGAATTCCGGGTCGCCTTCTGCGGGTTCGCCCCGGGCTTCGGCTATCTGACGGGCCTGCCGGACCACCTCCACCTGCCGCGCAGGGCGACTCCGCGGACCAGGGTCCCGGCCGGTGCGGTGGCCCTGGCGGGCCCGTACACGGGGGTGTACCCGCGCCCGTCCCCCGGCGGCTGGCAGCTGATCGGCCGGACGCCGGACCCGGCCGCCCTGTGGGACCCGGACCGCGAACCACCCGCACTGCTGGTGCCCGGGGCACGGGTCCGCTTCGTCGAGGCCGGTACGGGTACGGGTATGGATAAGGGTGCGGGATCGGGTTCGGCTTCGGGGGCGCAGGCGTGAGCGCCGGGATCGAGGTCGTGCGCGCCGGGGCGCTGACCACCGTGCAGGACGAGGGGCGCTTCGGCCACGCGCACCTGGGGGTGGGCCGGGCGGGCGCCCTGGACGCGCCGTCAGCCCGGCTCGCCAACCGGCTGGCCGGCAACCCCGTCGGCGCGGCGCTGCTGGAGACGACCGTCACCGGCTGCGCGGTCCGCCCGGACCGCACGGTGCGGGCGGTCGTCGGCGGTGCGCCCTGCCGGGTGACGGTGGACGGGCGGCCGGTGGCGTGGGGCGCGGCGGTCCACGTACCGGCGGGCGCGGTGCTTGACGCCGGTCCCGCCGCGCACGGACTGCGCTCCTACCTGGCGTTCGCGGGCGGCCTGGAACCGCAGCCGGTGCTCGGCAGCCGGTCCGCCGACCTGCTCTCCGGCCTCGGCCCGGACCCCCTGAGCGACGGCGACGTGCTGCCGCTGGGCCCGCCCCCGCCGGCCGGCCCCCCGGCGACGGCGGCCGTTCCGTGGCCGGGGGTGCCCGCCGAACTCGTGCTCCCGGTGCTCCTCGGCCCCCGCCACACCTGGTTCACGGCCGACGCCCTGCGCACGCTCACCACCGCCGCGTACCGCGTCTCGGCGCAGAGCAACCGGATCGGCCTGCGCACCGAGGGGCCCGAGCTGGCCCGTGCCCGGCAGGGCGAACTGCCCAGCGAGGGCATGGTTCTGGGTGCGATCCAGATCCCGCCGGACGGCCGCCCGGTGATGTTCCTGAACGACCATCCGACGACGGGCGGTTACCCCGTGGTGGGTGTCGTCCCGGAATCCGCACTGGCCGGGGCGGCGCGGGTGGCGCCGGGGACGGTGGTGCGGTTCGTGCGCACGGCGAGGTGATCCACGGGGGCGTTCACCGACGGCCGGGCGGCCCTCAGTTCGCGGCGGGCAGCCCGAAGTGCTCGGTGATGATCCGCATCGTCACGGCTCCGTCGGCGTTGTACGACGGATCGGCGTCGTACACGGGGGTCTCCCGGCCGACGATCCCGGCGGCGAGCAGCTCCCGGATCAGCAGGTCGCCGCTGCGGTTCGCCTCACGGCGCATCCCGATGTTGAAGTAGTCCAGCTCGAACCCGCCCCGGCTGTAGGAGTAGTGGAACGGGTGGTCGTCGCAGTGCGGGACCCCGTAGTTCTGCCCGTGCGGGCATTCACACGCGGGGGTGGAGGCCAGGAAGACCGTGACCACCCGGTCGGGCCCGCCGAACCGCTCGTCGTAGCGGAACCCGGTGATGTCACATGCCAGCCGCAGGGCCGCCGCGCCACTGACGGCGGCCGCGTCGTACGTCACCCAGGCCCAGCCGTCCGACTCGCCCGCCGTGCGGACGGGGAGCGCCGCCTCGGTGGAGACGGCGGTGAGGGTGGGCAGGTCCAGGCCCCTGGCGTAGATGACGTAGGTGTTCGGGGCGATCGGGTTCACTTCGCTGCCCCCTCAAGCGCGAGCGGGGGCGACGGCAGGTCGAAGGCGTCCGCGATCGTCCTCACGAGCCGGAGCTCCCTATCGGCCTCGTGCTCGTAGCAGTCGTGGCCTTCGTCCGTGCGCCACTCCTCGCACTCCGCGTCGGGGCCTATGAGGTTCGCGGCGAGGAGCTCGGCCGAGATGTAGTCGGGGTTGTCCCCCAGCCGCTGCCCGATGTCCTCGAAGCTGAAGTACAGGGTCGTGGCACCGCTGCGCAGGTAGTGGAACTGGGGCCCGTGCGCCTTCGCGCTGCACGGCTCGGTGACGAACACCACGAGCTCCGTGTCCCCGGGACTCACGAGCCGGTAGTCGGGTTGCTCGTAGTCCTCGGAGTCCTCTTCGAACATGTCGTGCACCGCCCAGGCCCAGCCGCCCGCCTCGCCCTGGGCGAGCGGTTCGCGGTTCTGCTCGCGCAGGCCGGAGGTGAGGGCGTCGAGGGACTGGCCGCGGGCGAGGACGAGGTTCACCTCGTGGCCGGGAAAAGAATCGTGCATCCAGCTGGTCATGACGGAAGACTAGACACGGCCACTGACAACAACTGGAGGGGTGCGTCATGGGTTTCACGCTGGAGGGGCCGGTCCTGGAGGGTGCACGGGTGCGTCTGGAGCCGTTGGAGCACCGGCATGCGGAGGACCTCCTGCGGGCCGCGCGGGAGGACCGGAGCTCCTACCGCTTCACCTGGGTGCCCGGAAGTCCTGCGGAGGCCGAGGACTACGTGGACGCGCAGCTCGCCCGTGCCGCGTCCGGGAGGCTGGTCCCGTACGCGCAGGTGGACCGGGAGTCCGGGCGGGCGGTCGGGGCCACCGCGTACTGGGAGCCCCGGTACTGGCTGGGCGAGGACACGCTGAGCGCGATCGAGGTCGGGTTCACCTGGCTCGGCGCCTCCGCCCAGGGCACGGGGACGAACACCGAGGCCAAGTACCTGCTGTTCCGGCACGCGTTCGAGGTGTGGGGCGTGGCGCGGGTCGACCTGAAGACCGATGCCCGCAACAGCCGTTCGCGGGCCGCGATCGAGCGGGTGGGCGCCCGGTTCGAGGGCGTGCTGCGGAACTGGTCCCGGTCGTGGGCGCCGGGCGAGGACGGGCGGCTGCGGGACTCCGCGATCTTCTCCATCACGGCCGACGACTGGCCGGACGTCCGGGCGGGGCTCGAAGAGCGGCTCGCACGCGGACCCGGCGAAGGGCGGCCGGAGGCCCGGCTCCCCGTAGGGAGCTGAGTCCGGCCGCCCGCGGGCGGGGCCGTGCGGTCGGCTACGCCCCGGCCCGGAACCCCCGCAGCCGCAGTGAGTTGCCCACCACGAACACCGAGGAGAACGCCATCGCCGCACCCGCGATCATCGGGTTCAGCAGACCCATCGCGGCCAGCGGCAGCGCCGCCACGTTGTAGGCGAAGGCCCAGAACAGGTTCGTCCGGATGGTGCCCAGTGTCCTGCGCGACAGCCGGATCGCGTCGGCGGCGGCCCGCAGGTCGCCCCGGACCAGGGTCAGGTCACCGGCCTCGATCGCCGCGTCGGTGCCGGTGCCCATCGCGAGGCCCAGATCGGCCTGGGCGAGGGCGGCCGCGTCGTTCACACCGTCACCGACCATCGCGACCGAACGGCCCTCCGCCTGGAGGCGCTTGACGACGTCGACCTTGTCCTCCGGCATGACCTCCGCGTACACCTTCTCGATGCCGACCTCGGCCGCGACCGACTCCGCCACCGCCCGGTTGTCACCGGTCAGCAGGATCGGCGTCAGACCGAGTGCCCGGAGCCTGACGATCGCCTCCGCGCTGGTGTCCTTCACCGCGTCGGCCACCTCCAGGACCGCCCGCGCCTCGCCGTCCCAGGCGACCGCGATCGCCGTGCGGCCCGCCGCCTCCGCCTCGGCCTTGCGGCGCGCCAGCTCCACGGGGAGGTGGATCTCCCACTCGGCCAGCAACTGCTCGCGGCCGACGAGGACGGCGTGTCCCTCGACGACGCCCTGGACGCCGAGGCCCGGGACGTTGACGAAGTCCTCGGGGGTGGGGAGCGGAGTGGTGGTGCGTTCGGCGGCTCCGGTGGCGACGGCCTGGGCGATGGGGTGTTCGGAGGCGTGTTCCAGTGCTCCGGCGAGGCGCAGGACGTCGGTTTCCGTGGTGGAGGGGGCGGTGTGGACGGCCTGGAGGGTCATTCTTCCGGTGGTGACGGTGCCGGTCTTGTCGAGGACGATGGTGTCGACGCGGCGGGTGGTCTCCAGGACTTCGGGGCCCTTGATGAGGATGCCGAGCTGGGCGCCGCGTCCGGTGCCGACCATGAGGGCGGTGGGGGTCGCGAGGCCGAGGGCGCAGGGGCAGGCGATGATCAGTACGGCGACGGCGGCGGTGAAAGCGGCCGTCAGGCCCGAGCCGGTGGCGAGCCAGAAGCCGAGCGTGCCGAGCGCGAGCAGGATCACGACGGGGACGAACACGGCGGAGATCCGGTCGGCCAGGCGCTGGGCGGCCGCCTTGCCGTTCTGCGCGTCCTCGACCAGCTTCGCCATCCGGGCCAGCTGGGTGTCGGCGCCGATCCGGGTCGCCTCGACGACGAGCCGGCCGCCCGCGTTGAGCGTGGCACCGGTCACCGGGTCGCCCACGCCTACCTCGACGGGGACCGACTCACCGGTGAGCATGGAGGCGTCGACCGCCGAGTTGCCCTCGACGACGGTGCCGTCGGTGGCGATCTTCTCGCCGGGCCGGACGAGGAAACGGTCCCCTGCCCGCAGATCCGCCGTGTCCACGGTGACCTCGCGGCCGTCGCGCAGGACGGTGACCTCCTTGGCGCCCAGTTCGAGCAGGGCCTTCAGCGCCGCGCCCGCCTTCCGCTTGGAGCGGGCCTCGAAGTAGCGCCCGGCCAGGATGAACGCGGTGACTCCGGCGGCGGCTTCGAGGTAGATGTTCCCGGCGCCGTCGCTGCGGCCGATGGTCAGCTCGAAGGGGTGCGTCATGCCGGTCATCCCGGCGGTGCCGAAGAAGAGCGCCCACAGCGACCACAGGAACGCGGCGGAGGTGCCGACCGAGACCAGTGTGTCCATGGTGGCCGCGCCGTGCCGCGCGTTGGTCCACGCGGCGCGGTGGAAGGGCAGGCCCGCGTACGTGACGACGGGCGCGGCGAGGGTCAGGGACAGCCACTGCCAGTTGTCGAACTGGAGCGCCGGGATCATCGACATCGCGATCACCGGCACCGCGAGCAGCACCGCTGTGATCAGCCGCTGCCGCAGCGGGCGGAGCTCGTCGGCCTCCTCCGCCGCGTCCGTTTCGCCGGACGAGGCCGCGCCGCGCACCGGGGGAGCGGGCTCCTGCGCGCTGTAGCCGGTCTTCTCGACGGTGGCGATCAGGTCCTGTACGGAGACGTCCTCGCCCCGGTAGCTGACCCGGGCCTTCTCGGTGGCGTAGTTGACGGTGGCCTCGACCCCGTCCATCCGGTTGAGCTTCTTCTCGATACGGGCCGCGCACGAGGCGCAGGTCATGCCGCCGATGGCGAGCTCGACCTCTGCGGCGCCGGTACCGGTGGTGCCGGTGGTGGCTGCGGTCTGCGCGGACACGGGGCCTCCTCGGTAGGTGATCACGGGGATCACGGGGATCACGGGGTTCTTCGGGTTCATTTATACCCCTGGGGGGTATGCGGTGCTGGTTCAGGTATACCCCCTACCCCTATGGGTACGCAAGAGTGGCCCCGGCGGATCCGCGGATTCCGGTCGTCCGGCCCCCTGGCGCGCCTCTGACCTCGCGTATCTTGCGTGCGCGGTGAGACTGTGTCCTCGGCCGCTCGGCCCGTAGGCTGGCCATTGGACTAGACCTATAGCTGCTTCCTGGAGGATTGGGTTCCCATGAGCAACCGTGCAGTCCTGGAGGTGATCGCTCTCGACGCGGAGGACGCGGTCGCTGCCCAGGCGGGTGGTGCGGACCGGCTTGAGCTGGTCACCGACATGGCGGCGGACGGCCTCACCCCGTCCTGTGCGACCTTCGCGGCGATCCGTGCCGCGGTGGACATCCCCCTGCGGGTGATGCTCAGAGTGGCGGACGGCTTCGCGGCCGGTGACATCGAGGTACTCGTACGCAAGGCGCGCGAGCTGCGGGCGGAGGGCGCGGACGAGTTCGTGTTCGGCTTCCTGGACGAGGGGGGCCGCCCGGACCTCGTCGCGGTCGAGCGGATCATCGCGGAACTCGACGGCTGCCACTGGACGTTCCACCGCGCGATCGACCGCGCCACCGACCGGGACGCCCTGCGCAAGTCGCTCGCGGACCTGCCGGGTCTTGACACGTACCTCACCGCGGGATCGGCCGCCGGGGTGGACGACGGCATCCCGACACTGCTGGTCGAGGCCGCGCGCAAGGGGGAGCCGGGGTACGAACCGCAGATCCTTGTCGGCGGCGGACTGCGCCTCGACCACCTGCCGGAACTGCTGGACGCGGGGATCGACGCGGTCCACATCGGCGGGGCGGCGCGGCCGGGCGGCTGGGCGGGCCCGGTGGACGCGGCGGCGGTACGGGAGTGGCGGGCGGTGCTGGACGCGTAGCCCTCGGCCGGGGGGCGCGCGAGTTTTGGGTGCCCTCTTCCGGGGTGCGGGGTTCCGTCCTCAATCGCCGGACGGGCTTGGGTGGTGCGGGTGCTCCGCCGGGTGCGGGTGCGCACTGCCCGGTGGGTGGGGGTTCGGGGTCCCTCCGGGGCGTCTCCTCAAACGACGAACGTGCGGGGGGTCCGTGAGGGACCCGGGTCTGTGTTCGTCGTTCTGCGGGGACTCCCCTGCACGCCCCCGAACCCGGCCGTCGCGCGTCTGCGGCTGGGGTGGGGACGTGCAGGGGAGTCCCCGCAGGGGCATCGCCCCCCACCCCCCGGGGCAGGCGCGCCCCCACGGGACCTCAGGCGGTCAGCTGGTCCGGGAGCGGCGCCGCGTGGACCACGATCAGGCCGGAGACCGCACGGGTCAGGGCCACGTACAGGCGGCGCAGGCCCGTCCGTTCGTCCGGTTCGCCGTCGACCACGGCCGCCGGTTCGTCCAGCACCACGTAGTCGTACTCGAGGCCCTTCGCCAGTGACGCCGGGACCAGGGTCAGCCGGGACTCGGCGGTCGTCTCCTCACCGGGGGAGAGATAGCTGTGGCCCGCCGCCGTCAGGGCGGCCGCCAGCGACGGGATACGGGCGTCGGCGGCGATCAGGCCCGTCGAACCCTCCTGCTCCAGCGACTCCTCGCAGGCCGCGACCACCGCCGCGTCCAGCGCATCCGCATCCGCATCCGCCGTCCGCCGTACCGACAGCGAACCCGGCGACTCACGCACCGACTCCACCGCCGTCAGGCCGGGCGAGATCACCGGCAG includes these proteins:
- a CDS encoding DUF4031 domain-containing protein, with translation MTVYIDPPDWPGHGRFWSHLVSDDSFDELHAFAASIGCPARAFERDHYDVPDARYEDAVRAGARQIGSKELVRRITEAGLRRPKGRELPGR
- a CDS encoding Cmx/CmrA family chloramphenicol efflux MFS transporter; this translates as MPLAVYILGLSVFALGTSEFMLSGLLPPIADDMNVSIPRAGLLISAFAIGMVVGAPLLAVATLRLPRRTTLIALISVFGLGQVAGALAPTYEILFASRVLSAFACAGFWAVGAAVAIAMVRVNQRARAMAVMIGGLSIANVLGVPLGAFLGENLGWRSAFWAVGVASAIALVGVATLIPRIPVPEEKPQLKREVGIYRDRQVWLSITITALAAGGVFCAFSYLAPLLTDVAGLDSGWVPAVLALFGVGALIGTTIGGRVADAHLFGVLLSGITASTVFLAALALFASNQVAVIVLSFLLGLSAFYTAPALNARMFNVAGAAPTLAGATTTAAFNSGNTGGPWLGGAVIDADFGFAATAWAGAAMTVLALVAVVVSLRLQRGRGSSSRLVASAPAAVPKQSQPQDAVEVCAPSTNG
- a CDS encoding maleylpyruvate isomerase family mycothiol-dependent enzyme; protein product: MADERDPELPGLLLRTERDAFIPLLRSAEASDFALRTACPGWTVRHVLAHCGSVLNRVVESRFEPDVFSPECNDRDIAERAGWTDAEVVDELERGMAEAGTAIAKAGGVLDGVALGEWIHAGDVREAWGLDGAYRGPGLTHALRLLAPFARHRKTPLLVARLEDSGEELTIGTEHEGRAPGRYRGDGATLIRLFANRPLVGTRYELEGVKENELFVF
- a CDS encoding LamB/YcsF family protein, encoding MDLNADLGEGFGRWSLTDDEALLTCVTSANVACGFHAGDPSVMRRVCDTAAARGVRIGAQVSYRDLAGFGRRSMDVPADELAAEVAYQIGALRVFAEAAGTTVSYVKPHGALYNRAVHDDEQAGAVIEGVRLAGGSPAVLGLPGSRLLVRAQEAGLTAVEEAFADRAYTPRGTLVPRTEPDAVVHDADEVVRRSVGIAVDRSVLAADGGRIAVAARSLCVHGDTPGAAAIARRVRAALEEAGVVVRAFA
- the pxpB gene encoding 5-oxoprolinase subunit PxpB translates to MSTPTPDGASRGPGPVVLAVGTDALLIELGSGEETEAFHAEVLRRRSAGELPGVREVVPGARTVLLDGIARETAGLARELACWPVPPPLRATGPAVEIPVVYDGPDLDDVARAWGVAAAEVAALHSGTEFRVAFCGFAPGFGYLTGLPDHLHLPRRATPRTRVPAGAVALAGPYTGVYPRPSPGGWQLIGRTPDPAALWDPDREPPALLVPGARVRFVEAGTGTGMDKGAGSGSASGAQA
- a CDS encoding biotin-dependent carboxyltransferase family protein is translated as MSAGIEVVRAGALTTVQDEGRFGHAHLGVGRAGALDAPSARLANRLAGNPVGAALLETTVTGCAVRPDRTVRAVVGGAPCRVTVDGRPVAWGAAVHVPAGAVLDAGPAAHGLRSYLAFAGGLEPQPVLGSRSADLLSGLGPDPLSDGDVLPLGPPPPAGPPATAAVPWPGVPAELVLPVLLGPRHTWFTADALRTLTTAAYRVSAQSNRIGLRTEGPELARARQGELPSEGMVLGAIQIPPDGRPVMFLNDHPTTGGYPVVGVVPESALAGAARVAPGTVVRFVRTAR
- a CDS encoding GNAT family N-acetyltransferase — protein: MGFTLEGPVLEGARVRLEPLEHRHAEDLLRAAREDRSSYRFTWVPGSPAEAEDYVDAQLARAASGRLVPYAQVDRESGRAVGATAYWEPRYWLGEDTLSAIEVGFTWLGASAQGTGTNTEAKYLLFRHAFEVWGVARVDLKTDARNSRSRAAIERVGARFEGVLRNWSRSWAPGEDGRLRDSAIFSITADDWPDVRAGLEERLARGPGEGRPEARLPVGS
- a CDS encoding heavy metal translocating P-type ATPase codes for the protein MSAQTAATTGTTGTGAAEVELAIGGMTCASCAARIEKKLNRMDGVEATVNYATEKARVSYRGEDVSVQDLIATVEKTGYSAQEPAPPVRGAASSGETDAAEEADELRPLRQRLITAVLLAVPVIAMSMIPALQFDNWQWLSLTLAAPVVTYAGLPFHRAAWTNARHGAATMDTLVSVGTSAAFLWSLWALFFGTAGMTGMTHPFELTIGRSDGAGNIYLEAAAGVTAFILAGRYFEARSKRKAGAALKALLELGAKEVTVLRDGREVTVDTADLRAGDRFLVRPGEKIATDGTVVEGNSAVDASMLTGESVPVEVGVGDPVTGATLNAGGRLVVEATRIGADTQLARMAKLVEDAQNGKAAAQRLADRISAVFVPVVILLALGTLGFWLATGSGLTAAFTAAVAVLIIACPCALGLATPTALMVGTGRGAQLGILIKGPEVLETTRRVDTIVLDKTGTVTTGRMTLQAVHTAPSTTETDVLRLAGALEHASEHPIAQAVATGAAERTTTPLPTPEDFVNVPGLGVQGVVEGHAVLVGREQLLAEWEIHLPVELARRKAEAEAAGRTAIAVAWDGEARAVLEVADAVKDTSAEAIVRLRALGLTPILLTGDNRAVAESVAAEVGIEKVYAEVMPEDKVDVVKRLQAEGRSVAMVGDGVNDAAALAQADLGLAMGTGTDAAIEAGDLTLVRGDLRAAADAIRLSRRTLGTIRTNLFWAFAYNVAALPLAAMGLLNPMIAGAAMAFSSVFVVGNSLRLRGFRAGA
- a CDS encoding copper homeostasis protein CutC, whose product is MSNRAVLEVIALDAEDAVAAQAGGADRLELVTDMAADGLTPSCATFAAIRAAVDIPLRVMLRVADGFAAGDIEVLVRKARELRAEGADEFVFGFLDEGGRPDLVAVERIIAELDGCHWTFHRAIDRATDRDALRKSLADLPGLDTYLTAGSAAGVDDGIPTLLVEAARKGEPGYEPQILVGGGLRLDHLPELLDAGIDAVHIGGAARPGGWAGPVDAAAVREWRAVLDA